The Candidatus Hydrogenedentota bacterium genomic sequence CGACTCAATTTGACATGACCCGCCCCAATCGCTTCCTTAGCCGGGGATTACGGTAAGTGACGGCCATGTTGAATGTCAAGGAAAACAGGATTATCATGGGGCTGAGGCCGAACGAACACAACCAAATGGAGGTCGGATCAGATGTCGAGGCTTTTCGCGTTGTCATGCATGCTGGGGGCGCTTCTGTATGACGGAGCGGCGCAGGCCATGGAGCCGTTTGCGGACGCGGCCTATGATCCGCCGATGGCCAAGGCGGCGAGTGAAGCGCCGTCGGACTCGATCAATCCCGCCCTACTGACCGGCTATCTGGCCCAAATGGACCGGTTTCACGTGTTCGACCTGTTTGCTGGGCAGACCGAAGCGCTCAAGGCGATGTATCCGCCCGAAAAGGGACGTCCGCTGAAGGGCGGTGAGGAAGTCCCCCTCGATCTGGATGCGGACACTTTCTTCGGAACGCCCATCCGTGACGCGGACGGCGGCTGGGTTTTCCTGGGAAGCGTTCAGTCCATTGACGCCGAAGGCGTGCGCCTGCAGGTGGATTTGTCCTCGCTCGATCCCGATTCCGAAGTCTGGATTGTGGACCCTTCCATCCCGCGCGCATACGGTCCGTATAAAGCCGCGGACTACGCCGGCGACGCGTATTGGCTGGCGACGGTCTTTCACGACGAATCCGTGTTGATGGTGCGTTCGCCCGATGATGACCTGCCCCGCCTGCGCGTGGCGGCCTATTCGCACCTGTTCCTGTCGCTCAAGGCCGTCGCGCTGTCCTGCAACATCTCGGTGGCCTGCTCCAATTCCGCCGTGCGCACGGCGGCCAGCGGCACGGCTATTCTGGCGATAGGGGGTACGGGATTCTGTTCGGGAACACTCATCAACAATCCCAAAACCACCGCGAACGAACCTTTCCTGATTACCGCGAACCACTGCATTTGCAGCCGGTCGGATGCGCGCAACACGGAAGCCTATTGGGATTTCCGTGAATCCTCCTGCGGCGCGCTGGACGCCGGCGCCTATTCCAGCCATCCCCGGAGCATCGGCACGAAACTCCTGGCCAGCAACTCGTGTCTCGACGCGACCCTGATTCAGCTGGACAGCGTGCCGGGCGGTTCATACGGACGGGTCTACGCCGGCTGGGACACGCGGACGCCCGTCGTCAACGAATATGTGCGATGCATTCATTATCCGCGGGGCACCTACAACCGCGCGTCCTACGGACGCATCCAACTTGTGGATAACGGCGGCGACTCTTTCGGATATCAGCACCAAAACAAGGTGGTATGGGACGAGGGCGTCACGGAAGGCGGATCGTCGGGGTCCTGTCTGCTCTTCAATGACAACATGCGCCTGCTGGGTACCTTGAGCAATGGGACCACCCACACATGCGGAACGGATCGATCCAACAACATTGACTATTTTTCATCGTTTCGCCATTTCTACGAGGATATCAAGCAGTACATAGACTCCGCGACGCCGTCAACCGCCGAAGGCAGCAACGCGTGCGATTCCTGCGGGGGCGGCCTGTGCCCGGCCAAGGCGCTTCTGGAGGACTACCCGGATCTGCTGAACAGCCTGAGGGCCTTCCGCGACAAGGTCATGCTGCGTTACGCGGCGACAGCCCCGCTTGTCGAGGCCTATTACGCCGCCGCGCCCCGGATGCTCGATGCCGTCAACACATCCGAAGAGGCGCGCGGACTTTTCCTCGCCGTGGCGCTGCCCGTTGCGAATGTCGCGGGGAAAATGCTGTAAAACCGGAGTTCGTAAACCTATCCGGCTCACTCTTGACGACGTTACATCGGGCTATGGGCGTGGGGATTTTTTCCATGCGCGGACGTATTCGATGCTGAAGGTGGAGGGCAGGTCTGTCGGATCGGGCAGGCCGAACCATTCGGGCATGGTTTCGCTGTCGAAATTGAGCGTCAGCGGCTGGTGCCAATCGGTGTTGGGACCACTGCGCACGAGCAGGCCGTCCACGTAGAACTTCAATTCGCGTTCGTCCCATTCCAGGCCGTAGACATGGTAGCCGTCCGCGAGATCGAACGGGGCGGACCAGAAATCGCCCACCTGGAAATGTTCTTTCGTGACCGGCGTCTTCATGACATGGACGGTCATGTGGTATTTTCTTTCAAATCCGCGCGCGCGTCCGCCGATTTCAAACACGTCTATCTCGGTCCACCAATCCGGCTGCGCGTCGTAGAACCAGAACGCGCTCGACGCGCCACTGGCCATGGCGCGCGCTTTGACCTCGAAGTATCCGTACCGGACGCGATCCCTGCTCTGAACGGCGGCTGTCGTAAATGTGTGATACCCCTCGGCCTTGAGCGCCTCCGGCGGTTCCTGCATCTGGGCGACGAGATGCAATTGGCCGTCGCGAACGCTCACGTTTTCCGGGGCGAAATAGCCTGGCTGTCGGCCTTTCCATGTCGGATTGTGCGGCCACCATTTCGCCGTGTCGAGTTCCCTGCCATCGAATTCGTCCCAGAACGGTTCATATTTGCGCCAACCCGCCGTGTTTTCCTGATCGGACAGCGGGAAATCGTCGTTGGTTCGCTTGACGGCCGCTTCGGACCATTTCGGATCGAAGTTTTTCCATCCCGTTTTCTTGGGTGCGCGATCGCCAGTCTTGGCGGGGGGTGGTCCGATCTCGAACGACCCGACGATGTTGCCGCCCAGGTTCAGGCACGGATCGCCATCGGGCGGAATGGCAAGGGCCTTGATGATTCCGCCCGCGGGAGCGACGAAAGGCTTCTCGTATTTTCGCGACGAAGAATCGGACCGTTTGCCCTCGTCCAGCCAGTATCGGATTTCACAGCCGGGTTGGGCGGACATCGCGATGCGGCCGTTGTCCTCGCGTCGAATCGTCGGCGCGGCCAAGACCGGCGGCTCGTAATAGAGGCCGAATTCGGAGATCGTGGGGGAGAGGCGCGATTGCGTGATCCGCAGGCGTACCCTTTCGGCCGATGCGGCATCGAATCGCAACAGGCGTTTATAGCCGACGGTTGTCGCGCGCGTGATGGTTTTCCATGCTTGGCCGTTCCATGCCTCCAGAAAGAATTCCTCGATGCGCTGGCCGGTCGGCGTGTGCTCCTGCAACATCGCGCGATTGAACGTCCGCATCGCGGGAAGTTCAAATTCGAGGACATGTTCCCCGGTCTCTTCCGCCGGCATCCAGCAGGTCGCCTTGTCGCCGTCCAGCGTGTTTGCGGCAGGGTGTTCCACATCCGCCGAAGACGAGGTCGTTCGCGAATCCATCGCCAAATTTTTCGCGAATGTGGCGCGCAGGACCTGTCCCAGTTCGCGCAGGCGCGCCACGTCGTTTTCGTGGATACGCCCGCGGCGGTCCGGTGGGATGTTGAGCAGCAGTTGCGAATTGCCGCCAACGGAACCGTAGTAGATGTCGAGAAGGTGGGAAAGCGACTTGACCTTCTCGTCTTCTTTCGCATGGTAGAACCAGCCGGGCCGAATCGAGGTGTCCACCTGGGACGGATACCACACGAAGCACGCCCCCCTGGCCGCCGCGTCGCGCAGAACCGACCGGCTGCCGAGATCCTTTTCCATGGCATTGCACGGAATGGGGATCAGGTCAATCTCGGCGGGATTGGGCGGCGGCGTTCCGATGAAGGTAGGCAGCACGCTCCATTCGCTTTCGCGGCACTCGCCGGCCTCGTTTCCGCACCAACGCACGTCGGGACCGCAGATTGAAAGGGTGGCGGCCGGTTGCAATTCGCGGACCACCGAAAAATACCCTTTCCAGTCGTATTCCTGTTTTTTGCCGTTCGGACCCTCGCCGCATGCGCCGTCCATCCAGACGTCGGCGATCGGACCGTAGTTCGTCAGCAGTTCCCGCAGCTGATTCATGTAATACGCATTGTACGCGGGCGAATCGCCATAGGTCTTTTCGTGACGATCCCACGGGGAAAGATAGACGCCGAATTTGATGCCGCCCTCGCGGCAGGCATCCGCCACTTCGCGCACCACGTCGCCCTTGCCGCCCCGCCATGGACTGTTTTTTACGGAGTGTTCGGTGTGGGCGCTTGGCCAGAGACAGAAGCCGTCGTGATGCTTGGCGGTCAGAATCAGCAACGTCATGCCGGCGTCCTTGCAGGCTTGAACCCATTGCCGGGCGTCGAACTCCGTGGGATTGAACAGCGCCGGGTCCTCCGTGCCTTCGCCCCATTCGCGATCGGTAAACGTGTTCATGCCGAAATGCGCAAATGCGGCGAATTCGAGTTCCTGCCAGGCCAGTTGGCGCGGCGACGGCGCCACCCGCGCCGCCAGCGCGACGGCGGTCGCTTCATCCGTGCCGGCGGGCACGGTCGCGATGCGCGGATGCGCCGGCTGGGCGCCCGAAGCCGAGACGAGAAGCAATCCTGCGCCGACCATTTTCAGGCTGTTGATGACATGCATGATCCTTCCTCCCATCGCGCCGGAGGCGTTTCCGCCGCTTCGACTTTACAGTAGCACGGGGCGCCCGCGGCCGCCAAGTCTTGTTTTTACCCTGCAGTTACAAAAAACCGATCGACGAAACCTTGGGGGCGCCATGAATCTTTTTGCTTGCCAAGAATGATGAACAGTTTCAGGGCAGTGGGTCGTATTCAGTGCGGGAAACGCAGTGCGCGAATACAGTCGAGATAGAAACAATAATCCGCCAGGGGTACGCCCGGGGTAATCAAATGGTCGGGCAGGGGTATAAAGCCTCCTTCCGCCATGAGGGGCTTCCGGCGTTCGATTTCCGCGGTGATGGCGTCTCGTCCCTTTTCGAGGACGAGTTTGTCTATGCCGCCGATGATGCGCAGATTCTTTCCATATTTGCGACGGAACGCCATGGGGTCCGCATGCCAGGGGCCGATTTCGACGGGGAACATGACGTTTACGCCGCCTTCAAGCCATAAAGGGATGAGATCCTCGATGTAACCATCGCAATCAATGAGGTGCAAATCGCATCCGAAGGAATGAAGGGTGTCCGAAATTTTACGGTAACCGGGCACGGCGGCCTGTTTGAACGTCCACGGTTGAATCAGCGGGCCGGTTCGAAAACAGATGTCTTCCCATCCCCATCCCATGTCTATGGGAATCTTGGGTCCAATTCGCCGAATGAACCAGCAGACCAATTCGGCTACCGTGTCGGCGGCTTCCGCGATAAAATCGGGATCTTCGCAACAGGCCATGCAGAAATGTTCGACACCCATCCAATTCCGCAACCAACCCACCATGCTTCCGGTTGAAACGGCCACCGGCCGGCCCGAAGCCCGGATCTCGTCAAGCCGCTGGTCGAGATCCGCGGGAAATCGTCGTTCATCGGGTTGGAGTCGCTTTTGGTATTCCGGCCACATGCCGCGATCCTTGAGTATCGAATCCACATGCTGCGGTATCATTGAACCCAGTTTGGAGTGTTTTGCGATTACGCCGTCTTCCTGCCGGATCAGGCGATAGGTGTCGCCTTCCTCGATGGTTTCCGCCTCGAACGGAGGAAAGAGTCCCAGATTCACCGGCACGCCGGCCATCATCGGCTCGGCGTTGAAATAGTTGTACTGTTCGCCCGGATCCCTGGGTAATCCCTCGGAGTACCATCGCTCCATGGTTTCGCCCCAGCCTGTCCAGTGCCACACCGGCATCCGGTCGAACGATCCATAGTGCATTACATTCAGGAAGTGTTCCCGTGGCGTCATGGCGTTGTCCTTTCCCTTTGTTGCGGGGACGAGGGAGAAAATACCGGTTCGATTTGCGGGAAGCAAACACGTCTACCAACAGTTCTTGATTCGTGCGCACGGCAGCGGTGTGGGTATCGCGCCAGGAACACGGGCAGGAACGGCAAGGAGAGTCGGCGGCTGAAAATTGAAAGGACCTTTGCGGACGGATAGACTGGGACAACGTGTTGATTCCAACCCCGTGGTTGCGAGGGAATGAGTGAATGCCGCCGCGATGTGGTCCTTGATGTCCTTGAAGAGACTCCCTGTCGGGAGCAATCAAAAAGGCCGGCTTCGAGGCCGGGGCCTTCGCATTTTGGGTATGGCGATCTACCTGATCGCGATGGCGGGCATCGTGTACGGGTGCGCGCCCGCCGTTGATCGATTCGTGGGCTGGCTGTTGCCCGTGTCGCCGTGGCCGCCGGTGGCGTTGAACAACCTGCCCCTGTATGAGGAAACATTTCAATCGTATGATTTCGAGTGGGTGCACCGCACCAATTCGCTGGGTCTGCGTGGAAACGAGATCCCGCCGAAACAGGCGGACGTGTTCCGTATTCTTGCCATTGGGGATTCGTATGTCTATGGATGGGGCGTCAATCAGGAAGACACATGGTGTGAACGGCTGGAACGCCTGTTTCGCGATGCGGGGCGCCGGGTCGAAGTCATCAATGGCGGTATGCTGGGAAACGGCCCGGTCGAATATGCGATGCGCGCCGAATATCTCATACCGGCCCTCCGTCCCGATCTGACGCTCGTGTGCATTTTGCAGGGCAGCGACATAGTGGAGACCCCGGTGGACATGAGCCGTCTTCCCAACCTGGGCGTGCTGGCCAAAAACTGGAAATTTCGGACGCCGCGTCCGATCCCAACTACGGTGAACCGGATGACACGCGAAACCAAGCGGATGTATTCCATCCAATTTGCCGAAAGTGAATTCCGTCAGATGACAGATGATCAACGAAGACGATTCGACCGGCTGGACGATGTGGTCAAGCAACATTATTTCAAAGGTTCGTTCAATGCCGGCATGATCGCCGGTGCGTTGAAATGGCCCGGTTGGTATGTTGAACTGACCCAACGCGATCCCCACAGCACCCAGCATCGAACCCAAACCCTCGCGGCCATGTTGCTGCGTATTCGGCGCATTGCTGATCGCTATGCGGGCCGAGTCTTTACCGTGATCATGCCCGAAGGGCCTTTTGTCAACCGTGCCGCGATTGCGAATTGGGGACGTTTGGGCTTCGACATGTCCCCTTTGCTCTACGGCAACGAGGAAACCGAGCGGATCATCCGGTCTTCGAGTGAAAAAGCGGGAATTGGCGTTTTTGATTTGGCTCCCGCGTTTAGGGAAAACGGCGACAAGCCCGAACTTTTTTTCGTGCTGGACACGCACATGGCGCCGCCCGGA encodes the following:
- a CDS encoding alpha-L-fucosidase — translated: MHVINSLKMVGAGLLLVSASGAQPAHPRIATVPAGTDEATAVALAARVAPSPRQLAWQELEFAAFAHFGMNTFTDREWGEGTEDPALFNPTEFDARQWVQACKDAGMTLLILTAKHHDGFCLWPSAHTEHSVKNSPWRGGKGDVVREVADACREGGIKFGVYLSPWDRHEKTYGDSPAYNAYYMNQLRELLTNYGPIADVWMDGACGEGPNGKKQEYDWKGYFSVVRELQPAATLSICGPDVRWCGNEAGECRESEWSVLPTFIGTPPPNPAEIDLIPIPCNAMEKDLGSRSVLRDAAARGACFVWYPSQVDTSIRPGWFYHAKEDEKVKSLSHLLDIYYGSVGGNSQLLLNIPPDRRGRIHENDVARLRELGQVLRATFAKNLAMDSRTTSSSADVEHPAANTLDGDKATCWMPAEETGEHVLEFELPAMRTFNRAMLQEHTPTGQRIEEFFLEAWNGQAWKTITRATTVGYKRLLRFDAASAERVRLRITQSRLSPTISEFGLYYEPPVLAAPTIRREDNGRIAMSAQPGCEIRYWLDEGKRSDSSSRKYEKPFVAPAGGIIKALAIPPDGDPCLNLGGNIVGSFEIGPPPAKTGDRAPKKTGWKNFDPKWSEAAVKRTNDDFPLSDQENTAGWRKYEPFWDEFDGRELDTAKWWPHNPTWKGRQPGYFAPENVSVRDGQLHLVAQMQEPPEALKAEGYHTFTTAAVQSRDRVRYGYFEVKARAMASGASSAFWFYDAQPDWWTEIDVFEIGGRARGFERKYHMTVHVMKTPVTKEHFQVGDFWSAPFDLADGYHVYGLEWDERELKFYVDGLLVRSGPNTDWHQPLTLNFDSETMPEWFGLPDPTDLPSTFSIEYVRAWKKSPRP
- a CDS encoding uroporphyrinogen decarboxylase family protein, with translation MTPREHFLNVMHYGSFDRMPVWHWTGWGETMERWYSEGLPRDPGEQYNYFNAEPMMAGVPVNLGLFPPFEAETIEEGDTYRLIRQEDGVIAKHSKLGSMIPQHVDSILKDRGMWPEYQKRLQPDERRFPADLDQRLDEIRASGRPVAVSTGSMVGWLRNWMGVEHFCMACCEDPDFIAEAADTVAELVCWFIRRIGPKIPIDMGWGWEDICFRTGPLIQPWTFKQAAVPGYRKISDTLHSFGCDLHLIDCDGYIEDLIPLWLEGGVNVMFPVEIGPWHADPMAFRRKYGKNLRIIGGIDKLVLEKGRDAITAEIERRKPLMAEGGFIPLPDHLITPGVPLADYCFYLDCIRALRFPH